A stretch of Apis cerana isolate GH-2021 linkage group LG1, AcerK_1.0, whole genome shotgun sequence DNA encodes these proteins:
- the LOC108002040 gene encoding uncharacterized protein LOC108002040 isoform X2 → MKIALLLLLVAAFASGQRITTIQLDGVQYFVSRMNPYSPELNYFLAYQYCRSLGLQLASFETKEKADTMTQYLKNAGYVKYDFWTSGNKLGTDMFLWMSTGLPFNATFDYMLRRPGNRPADVPPGTEPQRVARESGDSGSADGCVAMVAPTLAWEAQDCTLVKDFICEQTRCYYYNYGSIPVSATQG, encoded by the exons GCCAAAGGATCACGACGATTCAATTGGATGGCGTGCAATATTTCGTTTCAAGGATGAATCCCTACAGTCCCGAATTGAACTATTTCCTGGCATATCAATATTGTCGTTCACTGGGTCTTCAGTTGGCCTCTTTCGAGACAAAGGAAAAAGCCGACACGATGACGCAGTATTTGAAAAACGCCGGCTACGTTAAATACGACTTCTGGACGTCCGGCAACAAGTTGGGCACGGACATGTTCCTGTGGATGAGCACAGGTCTTCCCTTCAATGCCACCTTCGACTACATGTTGAGGCGACCTGGCAACAGACCTGCTGACGTCCCACCCGGCACTGAGCCTCAACGAGTGGCGCGTGAAAG CGGTGACAGCGGGAGCGCGGACGGATGCGTCGCCATGGTGGCACCCACGTTAGCCTGGGAGGCGCAAGATTGTACCCTGGTTAAGGACTTCATCTGCGAGCAAACAAGATGCTACTACTACAACTACGGAAGCATTCCAGTCTCTGCGACTCAGGGGTAA
- the LOC108002040 gene encoding uncharacterized protein LOC108002040 isoform X1, whose amino-acid sequence MKIALLLLLVAAFASGQRITTIQLDGVQYFVSRMNPYSPELNYFLAYQYCRSLGLQLASFETKEKADTMTQYLKNAGYVKYDFWTSGNKLGTDMFLWMSTGLPFNATFDYMLRRPGNRPADVPPGTEPQRVARESGDSGSADGCVAMVAPTLAWEAQDCTLVKDFICEQTRCYYYNYGSIPVSATQGNRRPYITTTSAPASDDQVDEHEEGNAGKNDEQNESSVDEKSTPEEEESSFEEKSPEDPVVSRLITTAVPASDKQQSALTPSTPSPAVTEDHEQPTDADPDNARPEHLLDITSLFTDTPGPQARKDNVFEGLQTREVHRSSLRSASNMKAEHRESPDYFEVRGETEAPNNGLEDAHTVGPYDSVQDYYVNDQPEAGESSMMKDQDDDSSTILPEAEPAYRYNIKVRTNGKVLDPPSK is encoded by the exons GCCAAAGGATCACGACGATTCAATTGGATGGCGTGCAATATTTCGTTTCAAGGATGAATCCCTACAGTCCCGAATTGAACTATTTCCTGGCATATCAATATTGTCGTTCACTGGGTCTTCAGTTGGCCTCTTTCGAGACAAAGGAAAAAGCCGACACGATGACGCAGTATTTGAAAAACGCCGGCTACGTTAAATACGACTTCTGGACGTCCGGCAACAAGTTGGGCACGGACATGTTCCTGTGGATGAGCACAGGTCTTCCCTTCAATGCCACCTTCGACTACATGTTGAGGCGACCTGGCAACAGACCTGCTGACGTCCCACCCGGCACTGAGCCTCAACGAGTGGCGCGTGAAAG CGGTGACAGCGGGAGCGCGGACGGATGCGTCGCCATGGTGGCACCCACGTTAGCCTGGGAGGCGCAAGATTGTACCCTGGTTAAGGACTTCATCTGCGAGCAAACAAGATGCTACTACTACAACTACGGAAGCATTCCAGTCTCTGCGACTCAGGG AAATCGCAGACCCTATATAACAACGACCTCGGCGCCAGCCAGCGACGACCAGGTCGACGAGCACGAGGAAGGCAACGCCGGCAAGAACGACGAGCAAAATGAGAGTAGCGTCGACGAGAAATCAACaccggaggaggaggagagctcCTTTGAAGAGAAATCGCCTGAAGATCCGGTCGTCAGCAGGCTCATTACCACGGCCGTTCCCGCGTCTGACAAGCAACAATCCGCGTTGACACCGTCCACGCCCTCGCCCGCCGTCACCGAGGATCACGAGCAACCGACCGACGCCGATCCGGACAACGCCAGGCCCGAGCATCTTCTCGACATAACGAGCCTCTTCACCGATACACCAGGCCCCCAGGCCAGAAAGGACAACGTGTTCGAGGGGCTTCAAACCCGCGAGGTTCACCGCTCCTCTCTACGCTCGGCCTCCAACATGAAGGCCGAGCATCGAGAGTCACCGGATTACTTCGAGGTGCGCGGCGAGACCGAGGCGCCCAACAACGGATTGGAAGACGCTCACACGGTCGGCCCTTACGACAGCGTCCAAGATTACTACGTGAACGACCAGCCGGAGGCGGGCGAGTCGTCTATGATGAAAGATCAGGACGACGACAGCAGCACGATCCTGCCAGAAGCGGAACCGGCCTACAGGTACAACATCAAAGTGCGCACCAACGGAAAAGTATTAGACCCTCCGTCCAAGTAA
- the LOC108002043 gene encoding uncharacterized protein LOC108002043 — MQVHVTSFVFAVLLIASIESKPLWPSVRSDNRYLSTTTNVDRGFLQYHDFPYYVYNVHSEVNAAPIIAHGKLPASHLPVYSFYYGTPTYDFRLPLNPVYPLLPAPHPGDQPTSAKPIDEDGDGIEKLETKIEEGKKERK; from the exons ATGCAG gtcCACGTGACGTCGTTTGTCTTCGCTGTGTTGCTGATCGCTTCGATAGAATCGAAACCACTCTGGCCAAGCGTACGTTCGGACAATCGATACCTTTCTACAACCACCAACGTGGACAGAGGATTTCTTCAGTACCATGATTTTccttattatgtttataac GTACATTCCGAGGTAAATGCGGCTCCTATCATAGCACATGGGAAACTGCCTGCTTCTCATTTACCTGTTTATAGCTTTTATTATGGAACCCCGACTTACGACTTCCGGCTACCATTGAATCcg gTGTATCCGTTATTACCTGCTCCTCATCCAGGAGATCAACCAACTAGCGCAAAACCGATCGATGAAGATGGTGATGGTATCGAAAAGTTGGAGACAAAGAtcgaagagggaaaaaaggagaggaaatga
- the LOC108002039 gene encoding uncharacterized protein LOC108002039, with protein MSVKNIWSVGVFVLVVFVIIGTSILHEKKTVRRDYQVAVEPYDVIKMKGLKLRKIETTDGKDSRIDDFEIKAAPSFRIPPHRMWHVVGIHSPRDREYRSIVERETDKGIDGGGLSYRGAAERNTTEVSNELKDTKKSYKKLKLIRTRADYKKEWKNKEQQSTYSNGDKSIGVTKKTIGRRQANYYFANTDEERINRSRRCAMHAKNLKDDKSDYYSMRKAVMDKFYARQKEIAKKYAKRVTAAPTITTTPKYISYNLQEKFNKSSTTKIETNDIQNVSAKIPTNNVQKINKTLDKGRRNFVDDNAILILPTTKSNRTKVIETSTISNDTDQVTSDTSNVYYVNHLNGEVDNESNESNKSDKKENDNVLKWGTCSGNLIYQHNLIINMQNSIQSNMDLTTTVEGSVCVTCIRIIPVKNRNITLNIDVTRNKDGGINSLIFIAEGLTNMEFLYVIKIWAVRKINDRCDHVET; from the exons ATgagcgtgaaaaatatttggtcGGTCGGTGTTTTCGTACTGGTAGTTTTCGTGATAATCGGAACGTCCATCTTGCACGAGAAGAAAACCGTGAGACGGGATTATCAGGTAGCCGTCGAACCGTACGACGTAATTAAGATGAAGGgattgaaattaagaaaaattgaaactacCGATGGGAAGGATTCTCGAATCgacgatttcgaaattaagGCAGCGCCAAGTTTCAGGATACCTCCCCATCGAATGTGGCACGTGGTTGGGATACATTCTCCTCGTGATAGGGAATATCGTTCGATCGTGGAACGTGAAACGGATAAAGGGATCGATGGAGGAGGTTTATCGTACAGGGGCGCAGCGGAAAGAAACACGACGGAAGTATCGAACGAGTTGAAAGACACGAAGAAAAGCTACAAGAAATTGAAACTGATCCGAACTCGGGCTGATTACAAGAAGGAGTGGAAGAACAAAGAACAACAGTCGACCTACTCGAACGGTGATAAATCCATAGGCGTGACGAAGAAAACAATCGGCCGGCGTCAagccaattattatttcgcgaATACGGACGAGGAGCGAATAAACAGGTCGAGGCGTTGCGCGATGCACGCCAAGAATTTGAAAGATGACAAGTCCGATTATTACTCGATGAGGAAAGCGGTTATGGACAAATTTTACGCTCGACAGAAAGAGATAGCGAAGAAGTACGCGAAAAGGGTAACCGCTGCACCCACCATTACCACCACTCCCAAGTACATATCCtataatttacaagaaaaatttaataaaagtagtACAactaaaattgaaacgaatgatattcaaaatgtaTCCGCTAAGATTCCAACGAATAACGttcagaaaattaataagacgCTCGACAAGGGTAGACGAAATTTCGTCGATGACAATGCCATTTTAATTCTTCCTACGACAAAAAGTAATAGAACAAAAGTAATAGAAACGTCAACGATATCTAATGATACGGATCAAGTCACAAGTGACACGTCAAACGTATATTACGTAAATCATTTGAACGGCGAAGTTGACAACGAAAGTAACGAAAGTAACAAAAGT gacAAGAAAGAGAACGACAATGTTCTGAAATGGGGTACTTGCTCgggtaatttaatatatcagcACAATTTAATCATCAATATGCAAAATTCGATACAGAGTAATATGGATTTAACAACGACGGTGGAGGGTTCAGTGTGCGTCACTTGCATAAGAATCATACCAGTGAAGAACAGAAATATCACGCTGAATATCGATGTAACTCGTAACAAGGATGGCGGTATAAACTCCTTAATATTTATCGCTGAGGGGTTGACgaatatggaatttttatacgtGATAAAGATCTGGGCCGTGAGAAAGATAAACGATCGCTGCGATCATGTCGAaacataa
- the LOC108002042 gene encoding uncharacterized protein LOC108002042, with protein sequence MNLFLVLALIELASGDPGGLLRVPKVYNAVITSNQNLSPSRAYPVIQPVIHRTAIGYVPPVYYTQVAPHLAGPEVVHFSQRVSKQPNDVQTAPSSSIERSKSTDKTESTNPTNDEEEEEEGNKGVSGSKGKSGDQEPLSFYPNYQSLYYDPYFYTYSGFNPHLVPGTYYVDYQPYGTLEPIPATTPRNGLTEHLLPAYHEEKKLPGKDEKEKIPDVPPPPLPTAVPKSS encoded by the coding sequence atgAATCTATTCCTCGTCCTCGCCTTGATCGAGTTGGCGTCGGGGGATCCGGGGGGGCTTCTCAGAGTTCCCAAAGTGTACAACGCCGTGATCACGAGCAATCAAAATTTATCCCCGTCCAGAGCATACCCGGTAATTCAACCCGTGATTCATCGGACGGCGATCGGTTACGTGCCACCTGTTTATTACACCCAAGTGGCGCCTCACTTAGCCGGGCCGGAAGTGGTGCATTTTTCTCAACGGGTGTCGAAACAGCCGAACGACGTTCAAACCGCTCCCTCGTCGTCCATCGAACGGTCCAAGTCAACCGACAAGACGGAATCGACAAATCCAACGaacgacgaagaagaagaagaagagggtaATAAAGGTGTCTCGGGATCGAAGGGGAAGAGCGGGGACCAGGAGCCTCTCAGCTTCTATCCCAATTATCAGTCGTTGTATTACGACCCTTATTTCTACACGTACAGCGGATTCAATCCTCACCTGGTTCCCGGCACTTATTACGTGGACTATCAACCCTACGGCACCCTCGAACCTATCCCTGCAACCACACCGAGAAACGGGCTCACAGAACATCTGCTCCCAGCCTATCACGAGGAGAAGAAACTCCCTGGAAAGGATGAGAAGGAGAAAATACCGGATGTACCGCCACCACCTCTTCCAACAGCTGTGCCGAAAAGTTCTTGA
- the LOC107995258 gene encoding protein phosphatase methylesterase 1 translates to MSSLQKSILKSKLPPSGVNFGISSRINKSKGFQRKRDYDPVQWTPYFDHSQDVKIGDDIFHIYTKGTDGPTLVLLHGGGYSALTWAEFTKSIMTMIVCKVMAIDLRGHGDTQTSNEEDLSADTLAKDVAEIVNATTKNNPVILVGHSMGGAVAVRAASLITNLCGLGVIDVVEGTAMDALASMQSFLRSRPSSFSSISQAVEWCVRSGQIRNIQSAKVSVPGQIRNIETNKLATHDIDLLSQSSTCQCISETTIPREDIIQEEEPVNMPPPSTPTGTTATRKYVWRIDLSKTEQHWLGWFKGLSTAFLNVPVPKVLLLAGVDRLDRELTVGQMQGKFQMQVLPACGHAVHEDVPDKVAEAIATFMVRHKFAESASDFPRTFPAC, encoded by the exons ATGTCTTCCCTccaaaaatcgattttgaaatcaaaactACCACCATCGGGTGTCAATTTTGGAATTAGCTCTAG gattaataaatcaaagggATTTCAACGTAAGAGAGATTATGATCCAGTTCAATGGACTCCATATTTTGATCATTCTCAAGATGTGAAAATAGGAGAtgacatatttcatatttatactaAGGGTACAGATGGTCCGACATTAGTATTGTTACATGGGGGTGGTTACAGTGCATTAACATGGGCAGAATTCACT AAATCAATTATGACTATGATAGTATGTAAAGTTATGGCAATTGATCTTAGAGGACATGGAGATACTCAAACTTCAAATGAAGAAGATTTATCTGCTGATACCTTagcaaa agatGTTGCAGAAATTGTAAATGcaacaacaaaaaataatcctgTCATCCTAGTGGGCCATAGTATGGGTGGTGCAGTAGCTGTTAGAGCTGCATCATTAATCACAAATTTATGTGGATTAGGAGTTATTGATGTTGTTGAAGGGACAGCCATGGATGCATTAGCATCTATGCAAAGCTTTCTAAGATCAAGACCGTCTAGTTTTAGTTCTATTTCCCAAGCTGTGGAATGGTG TGTACGAAGTGGCCAAATCCGTAACATACAATCAGCTAAGGTGTCAGTTCCTGGACAAATAAGAAA CATCGAAACTAATAAATTAGCCACTCATGATATTGATTTGTTGTCACAATCATCAACATGCCAGTGTATTTCTGAGACTACAATCCCACGAGAAGATATTATTCAAGAAGAGGAACCAGTAAATATGCCACCACCATCTACTCCAACCGGTACTACTGCTACTAGAAAATATGTTTGGAGAATAGACCTATCAAAGACTGAACAACATTGGCTTGGATGGTTTAAGGGTTTGTCAACagcatttttaaatgtacCAGTTCCAAAAGTACTATTATTAGCTGGTGTCGATAGATTAGACCGAGAACTCACTGTTGGACAAATGCAAG gtAAATTTCAAATGCAAGTATTACCAGCATGTGGACATGCAGTACATGAAGATGTTCCAGATAAAGTAGCAGAAGCAATTGCTACTTTTATGGTTAGACATAAATTTGCAGAATCAGCATCTGATTTTCCacg aacATTTCCTGCTTGTTag